Proteins from a genomic interval of Ignavibacteriota bacterium:
- a CDS encoding FUN14 domain-containing protein → MNELSFIVKSGGIGLISGIAVGFISKKVSKILVFFIAAAFILIQVAVYNGYFQFDWISWGHKAINYVKDAEIPTSSIENLIYRNVPFAVGSVLGFIFGFKKG, encoded by the coding sequence ATGAATGAATTGAGCTTTATAGTAAAATCAGGCGGGATAGGTTTAATTTCCGGAATCGCTGTCGGGTTTATTTCAAAGAAAGTCTCTAAGATTTTAGTTTTTTTTATTGCCGCAGCTTTTATATTAATACAAGTCGCAGTTTACAATGGTTATTTTCAATTCGATTGGATTTCGTGGGGACATAAAGCGATCAACTATGTTAAAGACGCTGAAATTCCGACAAGTTCAATAGAAAACTTGATTTATAGAAACGTTCCTTTTGCTGTCGGCTCAGTACTTGGATTTATTTTCGGATTTAAGAAGGGATGA
- the gcvP gene encoding aminomethyl-transferring glycine dehydrogenase — MKVFQHYDRFVNRHIAHSENEISEMLQTIGIKSINELIEKTVPNSIRLNYLPKLDEPISENELLYEMQKLGEKNKVFKSYIGRGYYGTLTPSVIKRNILENPGWYTQYTPYQAEISQGRLEALLNFQTMVEELTAMPIANASLLDEGTSAAEAMNMLFNLRKGNRKNADTLFVSDKVFVQTIDVLKTRAIPLGIKIRVDDIKNFKFEENIFAVLVQYPNEDGSVIDYTQLFSEAKEKGIYKIVAADLLSLSLLKPPGEFGADVVVGSTQRFGIPMGFGGPHAAYFATNEEFKRSIPGRIIGVSIDSKGNRALRMALQTREQHIKRERATSNICTAQVLLAIMAGMYAVYHGKNGIQKISEQINGLAKFLYAGLKSMGIEIVSEYFFDTITFVLKPNEYNTLKELMLENEINLYWNENNHVSVSIGEDCTVDDLTKLLTLISSSVNKSFETNNKQFASIPQQLQRTTDYLKQQVFEKYHSESEMMRYIKSLEKKDLSLTSSMIPLGSCTMKLNAATELYSLSNSHFANIHPFAPKDQVEGYLLMIEKLQNQIAELTGLPGVSLQPNSGAQGEYTGLLVIKAFHDDKGDFHKKVMLIPSSAHGTNPASAVLAGNKVVIVKCDEKGNIDLDDLKIKAEQNKNELAGLMVTYPSTHGVFEENIIDITNVIHENGGLVYMDGANLNAQLCLTNPAKIGADVCHLNLHKTFAIPHGGGGPGVGPIAVSEELKKYLPGHSVVNLNYEKPIHAVASAPYGSASVLTISYAYIRMMGAEGLKRATEIAILNANYIKEKLSKYCKTLYKGGKGFVAHEMILDTREFKVRANVEVEDIAKRLMDYGYHAPTVSFPVAGTLMIEPTESESKYELDKFCNAMEIIFSEIQEIEKGEYSKEDNVLKNAPHTLNDVISEWNHSYSIQKAVAPVDWVAKNKFWPTVNRVDNAYGDRNLVCSCEPIESYK, encoded by the coding sequence ATGAAAGTATTTCAACATTATGATCGATTTGTTAATCGACATATTGCACATTCCGAAAATGAAATTTCTGAAATGCTGCAGACTATTGGAATTAAATCAATTAATGAATTAATTGAAAAAACTGTTCCTAATTCAATAAGATTAAATTACTTACCAAAACTTGATGAACCAATTAGTGAAAATGAGCTTCTTTACGAAATGCAAAAACTTGGAGAGAAAAACAAAGTATTTAAAAGCTACATTGGACGCGGTTATTATGGTACGCTAACACCTTCGGTAATAAAAAGAAATATTTTGGAAAATCCGGGCTGGTATACGCAGTATACACCTTACCAAGCAGAGATTTCACAAGGCAGATTGGAAGCTTTGCTGAATTTTCAGACCATGGTTGAAGAGCTTACGGCAATGCCGATAGCAAATGCTTCACTGTTAGACGAAGGAACTTCTGCCGCCGAAGCAATGAATATGCTTTTCAATTTAAGAAAAGGAAACAGAAAGAATGCGGATACATTATTTGTCTCCGATAAAGTATTTGTTCAAACAATCGATGTATTAAAGACAAGAGCAATTCCACTTGGTATTAAAATTAGAGTTGATGATATAAAAAATTTCAAATTTGAAGAAAACATATTTGCCGTTTTAGTTCAATATCCGAATGAAGACGGAAGCGTAATCGATTATACGCAGTTATTTTCCGAAGCAAAGGAAAAAGGAATTTATAAAATAGTCGCAGCTGATCTTTTAAGTTTATCATTGCTGAAACCTCCGGGTGAATTTGGCGCTGATGTTGTTGTTGGCTCAACACAAAGATTTGGAATTCCAATGGGATTCGGCGGACCTCATGCGGCTTATTTTGCAACCAATGAAGAATTTAAACGTTCCATTCCTGGAAGAATTATCGGAGTTTCAATTGATTCTAAAGGCAACCGAGCTTTGCGTATGGCTTTGCAGACACGTGAACAGCATATTAAAAGAGAACGCGCTACAAGTAATATTTGTACAGCTCAAGTTCTTTTGGCAATAATGGCCGGAATGTACGCCGTTTATCATGGTAAAAATGGAATACAAAAAATTTCCGAACAAATAAATGGATTGGCTAAGTTTTTATATGCCGGATTAAAATCAATGGGAATTGAAATTGTTTCGGAATATTTCTTTGATACAATTACTTTTGTGCTGAAACCAAATGAATATAATACTTTAAAAGAATTAATGCTTGAAAATGAGATTAACCTTTATTGGAATGAAAATAATCATGTCAGCGTTTCAATTGGTGAAGATTGTACTGTTGATGACTTGACCAAGTTATTGACATTGATTTCTTCTTCTGTAAACAAATCATTTGAAACGAATAATAAACAATTTGCAAGCATTCCTCAGCAGTTACAAAGAACGACTGATTATCTAAAACAACAGGTATTTGAAAAATATCATTCAGAATCAGAAATGATGAGATACATTAAAAGTTTGGAAAAGAAAGATCTTTCCTTAACTTCTTCAATGATACCATTAGGTTCATGCACTATGAAATTAAATGCGGCAACAGAATTATACTCACTTTCAAACTCTCATTTTGCCAATATTCATCCGTTTGCTCCTAAAGATCAGGTTGAAGGTTATTTGCTTATGATTGAAAAATTGCAAAATCAAATTGCAGAATTGACCGGATTGCCAGGAGTTTCATTACAGCCTAATTCAGGTGCTCAGGGAGAATATACCGGACTTTTGGTAATTAAAGCATTTCATGATGACAAAGGTGATTTTCATAAAAAAGTTATGTTAATTCCTTCTTCCGCGCATGGTACAAATCCTGCAAGCGCTGTTTTAGCAGGAAATAAAGTTGTAATCGTAAAGTGCGACGAAAAAGGAAACATTGATTTGGATGATCTGAAAATTAAAGCAGAACAAAATAAAAATGAGTTAGCCGGCTTAATGGTAACTTATCCTTCAACACACGGAGTTTTTGAAGAAAATATTATTGATATAACAAATGTTATTCACGAAAACGGCGGTCTCGTTTATATGGACGGCGCAAATTTAAATGCGCAGCTTTGCTTAACTAATCCCGCAAAAATTGGCGCTGATGTTTGTCATTTAAATCTTCACAAAACTTTTGCTATTCCGCATGGAGGCGGCGGTCCTGGTGTTGGACCAATTGCTGTTTCCGAGGAATTGAAAAAATATTTACCTGGTCATTCTGTTGTAAATCTTAATTACGAAAAACCAATTCATGCCGTTGCTTCAGCTCCGTACGGCAGTGCGAGCGTTTTAACAATATCTTATGCTTACATAAGAATGATGGGAGCAGAAGGATTAAAAAGAGCGACGGAAATTGCGATACTTAACGCAAACTATATTAAAGAAAAATTGAGTAAATACTGTAAGACTTTGTATAAAGGCGGAAAAGGATTTGTCGCTCATGAAATGATTTTGGATACAAGAGAGTTTAAAGTTAGAGCAAACGTTGAAGTTGAAGATATTGCAAAAAGATTAATGGATTACGGTTATCATGCTCCGACTGTTTCATTTCCGGTTGCCGGAACATTAATGATCGAACCTACTGAAAGTGAATCAAAATATGAACTTGATAAATTCTGTAACGCGATGGAAATAATATTTAGTGAAATTCAAGAAATTGAAAAAGGTGAATATTCAAAAGAAGATAACGTATTAAAAAATGCGCCGCATACTTTGAACGATGTAATTTCCGAATGGAATCATTCTTATTCTATTCAAAAAGCTGTAGCGCCAGTAGATTGGGTTGCGAAGAATAAATTTTGGCCGACAGTTAACAGAGTAGATAATGCTTACGGCGATAGAAATCTTGTTTGCAGTTGTGAACCAATTGAGTCATATAAATAA
- a CDS encoding cation:proton antiporter — MSLLTDVIVLLSLAIFIILIATKLKIPVLIGFLITGILIGPSALSLVSNISAIEILAEIGIILLMFTIGLEFSLDKINQVKKDFFIFGGLQVIVTLFVLGIISYFFGLAISQSLFIGFTLSLSSTAIILKNLKDTDKLNTPSGLKIISILLFQDAVLIPFLIFMPILTTSTGFSLNLFYDVIISVISLTALLLLSKYFIPKLFKIIINLRLAELFIVTIFVIIFGVSLAAYKLGASLAMGAFIAGLSISDTEHAHHVNTELIPSRNLFNSIFFISIGMFIDLKFLANNYFPILIVALIIILVKGMIILGIFKFLKNPMSIGIFTALSLAHVGEFSFILLRMSNQSKLFSDFTYQLLLSSSILSMFFIPLLISIADNISKKNILKTKVVGHESIEKINLKNHTIIAGFGVNGKNISNVLKLMGIPFIIIESNPNTVSKFKKLNYPIYFGELDRRDNLISMGINNAALLVIAISDIEATQRSIKIAKSINPKIKLIVRANYITQVEQMYKLGGDLVISQDLETSLTFINHILDYYNLPRNITRLQTNLLKKEHYKFFTTENKNYEWNIFETDIIQKDNEMFFISSSSKLIDKDILTIEPVKNDLIKVIGIVRDNRIISENIELEKVRKFDTLILLGTHRNLETALNWFESNN; from the coding sequence ATGTCTCTACTCACAGATGTTATCGTACTATTGTCACTCGCAATTTTTATTATACTAATTGCTACAAAATTAAAAATTCCGGTATTGATTGGATTTTTGATTACCGGAATTTTAATTGGCCCTTCGGCTTTAAGTCTTGTCAGCAATATTTCGGCGATAGAAATTTTAGCCGAAATCGGAATAATTCTATTAATGTTTACTATCGGCTTGGAATTTTCTTTAGATAAAATAAATCAAGTTAAAAAAGATTTTTTTATTTTCGGGGGTTTGCAGGTAATTGTAACGCTTTTTGTGTTGGGAATAATAAGTTACTTTTTTGGATTGGCAATTTCACAATCGTTGTTTATCGGATTTACTTTATCGCTAAGCAGTACGGCAATAATATTAAAAAATCTAAAAGATACCGATAAGTTAAATACACCTTCAGGATTAAAGATAATTAGTATTTTGTTATTTCAAGACGCAGTGTTAATTCCGTTTTTAATTTTTATGCCTATCTTAACTACATCCACGGGATTTTCATTAAATCTTTTTTACGATGTTATTATTTCTGTTATAAGTTTAACCGCATTGCTATTATTAAGTAAATATTTTATTCCAAAACTTTTTAAAATCATTATAAATCTTAGACTAGCAGAATTATTTATTGTAACTATTTTTGTAATTATTTTTGGTGTTTCATTAGCCGCCTACAAACTTGGCGCTTCACTTGCGATGGGTGCATTTATAGCTGGATTGTCTATCTCAGATACAGAACATGCGCATCATGTAAACACAGAATTAATACCGTCCAGAAATTTATTTAACTCAATATTTTTTATTTCAATTGGAATGTTTATTGACCTGAAATTTCTTGCGAATAACTATTTCCCAATTTTAATTGTCGCGCTAATAATAATTTTAGTAAAAGGAATGATCATATTAGGAATTTTTAAATTTCTGAAAAATCCAATGAGCATTGGAATATTTACAGCGCTTAGTTTGGCTCATGTTGGTGAATTTTCATTCATCTTGCTTCGAATGTCAAATCAGTCGAAACTTTTTTCTGATTTTACTTATCAGCTTTTGCTGTCATCTTCAATATTAAGCATGTTTTTCATTCCGCTTTTAATTTCAATTGCCGATAATATTTCTAAAAAAAATATATTAAAAACAAAAGTCGTTGGTCATGAATCTATTGAAAAAATAAATCTGAAAAACCATACAATAATTGCCGGATTCGGAGTTAACGGGAAAAACATTTCCAACGTATTAAAGTTAATGGGAATTCCATTTATTATAATTGAATCAAATCCGAATACTGTAAGCAAATTCAAAAAATTAAATTACCCAATTTATTTCGGTGAACTTGACCGACGAGATAATTTAATTTCCATGGGAATAAACAATGCGGCATTGTTGGTTATCGCAATTTCTGATATTGAAGCTACTCAACGCTCTATTAAAATAGCGAAATCAATTAATCCGAAAATAAAATTAATTGTAAGAGCAAATTATATTACTCAAGTTGAGCAGATGTATAAACTTGGCGGTGATTTGGTTATTTCACAAGACTTGGAAACATCTCTTACTTTTATAAATCATATTTTAGATTATTATAATTTACCAAGAAACATAACAAGGCTTCAAACGAATCTTCTAAAAAAAGAACATTATAAATTTTTCACCACAGAAAATAAAAATTACGAATGGAATATTTTCGAGACCGATATTATTCAAAAAGATAATGAGATGTTCTTTATAAGTTCAAGTTCAAAATTAATTGATAAAGATATTTTGACGATTGAGCCAGTTAAGAATGATCTGATAAAAGTTATAGGAATAGTTAGAGATAATAGAATTATTTCGGAAAATATTGAATTGGAAAAAGTTCGAAAATTTGACACTTTGATTTTATTGGGAACCCACAGAAATCTTGAGACGGCATTAAATTGGTTTGAATCTAATAATTAA
- the rnc gene encoding ribonuclease III has protein sequence MSSSDNYDLLRKEKIILKIKEITGQVPIKEEYFLKAFTHRSYLELAKENIKSNERLEFFGDSILGKITAEFLFHYFPDADEGFLTKTRAQIVNKNSLELIGFNLNLHDLIFINEKYLSKDKKKIGNIVADCLEALIGAVYLEFGEVTTKKFVDNFIIIPQIKNDDIKDDKNYKGKLLEFAHAMKLNQPTYTIVEQLGPQHNKIYKIRVDVEKDIFGIGTGPNKKTAEQEAAKHALDLINSLKPNDILN, from the coding sequence TTGTCTAGTTCTGACAATTATGATTTGCTCAGAAAAGAGAAGATTATTCTAAAGATAAAAGAAATTACTGGACAAGTTCCAATAAAAGAAGAGTATTTTTTAAAAGCGTTTACTCACAGATCTTATCTTGAACTCGCAAAAGAAAATATAAAATCTAATGAAAGATTAGAATTTTTCGGAGATTCAATTCTTGGTAAAATTACCGCGGAATTTTTATTTCATTATTTCCCAGATGCCGACGAAGGTTTCCTAACCAAAACAAGAGCTCAAATCGTAAACAAAAATTCCCTCGAATTAATTGGCTTTAATCTTAATTTGCATGATTTAATTTTTATCAATGAAAAATATTTATCAAAAGATAAAAAGAAAATCGGCAATATTGTTGCGGATTGTTTAGAAGCATTAATTGGAGCCGTTTATTTAGAATTTGGCGAAGTTACAACAAAAAAATTTGTAGATAACTTCATAATTATTCCGCAAATAAAAAATGACGATATTAAAGACGATAAAAATTACAAAGGTAAATTATTAGAATTTGCACACGCAATGAAATTGAATCAGCCAACTTATACAATAGTTGAGCAATTAGGACCACAGCATAATAAGATATATAAAATAAGAGTCGATGTTGAAAAGGATATATTTGGAATTGGAACCGGACCAAACAAAAAAACTGCGGAACAAGAAGCTGCCAAGCACGCGCTTGATTTAATAAATAGTTTAAAACCTAATGATATTCTTAATTAA
- a CDS encoding TonB-dependent receptor, whose amino-acid sequence MKAFFLFSFLFVISCVLNAQVITVMDGETSEALSSVIIKTKNGSSYITTNNNGNAEISNLKNSEGIIFSHIGYETLRKSYNEIEGQNYIIKLIPTKISLDQVVVSATRWNQPMNEVPSKIINISAMDIEFQNTQTTADLLNSTNEVFIQKSQQGGGSPMIRGFATNRLLISVDGIRMNTAIFRSGNLQNVISLDNFALQNVEIMFGPGSVIYGSDAIGGVMSFYTLQPHFSLNDEIFVNGTAVIRNSSANNENTGHFNFNLGWKNFAALTSVTFSDFGNVKMGEFGPKEYLREEYVQRINGNDAVFTNNDPLIQRSVEYSQVNLMQKFSFALNDNLKFDYGFHYSTTSNYSRYDRLLRYKNGIPRSAEWYYGPQVWMMNNLSITNNEPNALYNNLVLRLAHQKFEESRHDRDLNKITRFDKYEKVNALSVNLDMIKDLSDNSVLIYGLEEVFNDVQSTGEDFDISQKKSIKGASRYPQAKWNSIAAYLNYKNNFTGKLIFETGIRYSYFKLNADFDTTFYPFPFTTADLNEGAFSGSIGLVYNPDQSTSFNINLSSGFRSPNVDDLGKVFDSEPGSVIVPNPNLKAEFAYNLDAGISKVINNFCKIDFTAYYTYLDNAIVRRDFTLNGLDSILYSGEMSKVQAIQNAANANIWGIQAGVEFKIPHGFGSSIFANYQKGEEVLDDGSKSPLRHAAPLNGAVHLTYLSKDIKLDFFTIANGEISYKNMPEEEKTKNYIYAIDKDGNPFSPSWYTLNFKIDYKVLKNISVGGGIENITDQRYRPYSSGLVSPGRNFIWSFRYKI is encoded by the coding sequence ATGAAAGCATTTTTTCTATTCTCTTTTCTATTTGTGATTTCATGTGTATTAAACGCACAAGTAATTACTGTGATGGATGGAGAAACTTCTGAAGCTTTGTCTTCAGTTATAATAAAAACAAAAAACGGCAGTTCATATATTACGACAAATAATAATGGAAATGCCGAAATAAGTAATCTTAAGAATTCGGAAGGAATTATTTTCTCACACATAGGTTATGAAACTCTTCGCAAATCATATAATGAAATTGAAGGACAAAATTATATAATTAAGCTAATCCCGACTAAAATTTCATTAGACCAAGTTGTTGTTTCCGCGACCAGATGGAATCAACCAATGAATGAAGTTCCTTCAAAGATAATTAATATTTCCGCGATGGATATAGAATTTCAAAATACACAAACAACAGCGGATTTATTAAATTCTACAAATGAGGTTTTCATTCAAAAAAGTCAGCAAGGCGGCGGAAGTCCAATGATAAGAGGATTTGCAACCAACCGGCTTTTAATTTCTGTGGATGGAATTAGAATGAACACCGCCATCTTCAGAAGCGGAAATCTTCAAAATGTTATTTCATTAGATAATTTTGCGCTGCAAAATGTTGAAATAATGTTTGGTCCGGGATCAGTAATTTATGGAAGCGACGCGATTGGCGGAGTAATGAGCTTTTACACACTTCAGCCTCATTTTAGTTTGAATGATGAAATCTTTGTTAATGGAACTGCTGTAATTCGAAACTCATCCGCGAATAATGAAAACACCGGACATTTTAATTTTAACTTAGGCTGGAAAAATTTTGCGGCGCTTACAAGCGTAACATTTTCCGATTTCGGCAATGTTAAAATGGGTGAATTCGGACCTAAGGAATATTTACGTGAAGAATATGTACAAAGAATAAATGGCAATGATGCCGTTTTTACAAATAATGATCCGTTAATACAAAGATCCGTAGAATATTCTCAAGTAAATTTGATGCAGAAATTTAGTTTTGCCTTAAATGATAATCTTAAATTTGATTACGGATTTCATTATTCAACAACATCAAATTATTCCAGATATGACAGGCTTTTAAGATATAAAAATGGTATACCGAGAAGCGCCGAATGGTATTACGGTCCGCAAGTATGGATGATGAACAATTTAAGCATAACCAATAATGAACCAAATGCTTTGTATAACAATTTAGTATTGCGTTTGGCGCATCAAAAATTTGAAGAAAGCAGACATGACAGAGATTTAAATAAAATTACGCGATTTGATAAATATGAAAAAGTAAACGCGCTGTCAGTCAATCTTGATATGATAAAAGATCTTTCTGATAATTCAGTTTTGATTTATGGATTGGAAGAAGTTTTTAACGACGTTCAATCTACAGGAGAGGATTTCGATATTTCTCAAAAAAAATCTATCAAAGGTGCTTCAAGATATCCTCAAGCAAAATGGAATTCTATTGCCGCATATTTGAATTATAAAAATAATTTTACTGGTAAATTAATTTTTGAAACTGGAATTAGATACAGCTATTTCAAATTGAACGCGGATTTTGACACAACATTTTACCCATTCCCCTTCACTACTGCTGATTTAAATGAAGGAGCTTTTTCTGGAAGTATTGGATTAGTTTATAATCCGGATCAATCAACATCTTTTAATATTAATCTTTCATCCGGTTTCCGTTCTCCAAATGTTGATGATCTGGGTAAAGTGTTTGATTCTGAACCTGGATCAGTTATTGTCCCGAATCCAAATCTGAAAGCAGAATTCGCCTATAATTTAGATGCGGGAATTTCAAAAGTAATTAATAATTTCTGTAAAATTGATTTTACAGCTTATTATACTTATTTAGATAATGCAATAGTTAGAAGAGATTTCACGCTTAACGGATTGGACAGCATACTTTATTCAGGTGAAATGAGTAAAGTTCAAGCAATTCAAAATGCGGCAAACGCAAATATTTGGGGAATTCAAGCGGGAGTTGAGTTCAAAATTCCACACGGTTTCGGATCTTCAATTTTCGCGAATTATCAAAAAGGTGAAGAAGTTTTAGATGACGGAAGTAAAAGTCCTTTGCGGCATGCCGCACCACTTAACGGTGCAGTGCATTTAACTTATTTATCAAAAGATATTAAACTGGATTTCTTTACTATTGCCAATGGTGAAATATCTTATAAAAATATGCCGGAGGAAGAAAAAACTAAAAATTATATTTATGCCATTGATAAAGACGGCAATCCGTTTTCGCCAAGTTGGTATACTTTAAATTTTAAAATTGATTATAAAGTATTAAAAAACATTTCTGTCGGCGGCGGTATTGAAAATATTACCGATCAAAGATACAGACCTTACAGTTCGGGATTGGTTTCGCCGGGCAGAAATTTTATCTGGTCTTTTAGATATAAAATATAA
- a CDS encoding CoA-binding protein, producing MKDTCEILKNSKTIAVVGISSNPSKTSRYIAEYLVQNGYDVVGVNPNKNFIDADGIKVYNSLKDIPHKIDIVDVFRKSEDIPQIIEEINEINPKVLWLQLGIRNDKAVKSSIEKGITVIQDSCIKIEHSYCF from the coding sequence ATGAAAGATACTTGTGAAATTTTAAAAAATTCAAAAACAATTGCAGTTGTTGGAATTTCAAGTAATCCATCAAAGACAAGCCGTTATATTGCCGAGTATTTAGTTCAAAATGGTTATGATGTTGTTGGTGTGAACCCTAACAAAAATTTTATTGATGCTGACGGAATCAAAGTCTACAATTCGTTAAAAGACATTCCGCATAAAATTGATATTGTTGATGTGTTCAGAAAATCTGAAGATATTCCGCAAATTATTGAAGAGATAAATGAAATTAATCCGAAAGTATTATGGCTTCAATTGGGTATTAGAAACGATAAGGCAGTAAAAAGTTCTATTGAAAAAGGAATTACCGTGATTCAAGATTCTTGTATAAAAATTGAACACTCATATTGCTTTTAA
- the fabF gene encoding beta-ketoacyl-ACP synthase II: MNKRRVVITGMGALTPIGNNLTEFWNSLITGKGGAALITKFDTTEFVTKFACELKNFDAGNFIDIKALKRMDPFTHYALATATMAMEDSGINLEKVNKERFGVIYGSGIGGMDTWENQHTNYINGGPKRISPFFIPMMISDIAAGHISIKYGLKGPNYATTSACATSSHAIADAFILVQRGSADLMVSGGSEAAITPMSIGGFNAARALSTWNDRIEEASRPFDKDRNGFVMGEGSGTVILEEYEHAVNRGAKIYGEIIGVGLTADAFHVTAPAEEGEGANRSMRDAINDAGISKTDIDYINAHGTSTELNDKNETQAIKNLFGDHAYKLAVSSTKSMTGHLLGAAGAVESIATVLALKEGIIPPTINLDEPSPECDLNYTPKIAVKKDIKFAISNTFGFGGHNASLLFKNLKVNAKETFPSFQ; the protein is encoded by the coding sequence ATGAATAAAAGACGAGTTGTAATTACCGGAATGGGAGCATTGACTCCAATTGGAAACAATTTAACTGAATTCTGGAATTCACTAATCACCGGTAAAGGCGGTGCTGCACTTATCACAAAATTTGACACTACTGAATTCGTAACAAAATTTGCGTGCGAATTGAAAAACTTTGATGCCGGCAACTTTATTGATATTAAAGCCCTTAAAAGGATGGATCCATTTACGCATTACGCATTGGCAACTGCAACAATGGCAATGGAAGATTCCGGAATTAATTTGGAAAAAGTAAACAAAGAAAGATTCGGCGTAATTTACGGTAGTGGAATTGGAGGAATGGATACTTGGGAAAACCAGCATACCAATTACATAAACGGCGGTCCGAAAAGAATTAGCCCGTTTTTTATTCCAATGATGATCTCTGATATCGCGGCAGGTCATATTTCGATTAAGTACGGATTAAAAGGTCCAAATTATGCGACAACTTCCGCATGCGCAACATCTTCACACGCAATTGCAGATGCATTTATTTTGGTTCAAAGAGGTTCTGCCGATTTGATGGTTTCGGGCGGATCAGAAGCCGCAATTACTCCAATGTCAATCGGAGGTTTTAATGCCGCACGAGCATTATCGACATGGAACGATAGAATTGAAGAAGCATCTAGACCGTTTGACAAAGATAGAAACGGATTTGTAATGGGCGAAGGTTCTGGGACAGTTATTCTTGAAGAATATGAACACGCTGTTAACCGCGGCGCAAAAATATATGGAGAAATTATTGGTGTTGGATTAACCGCTGACGCATTTCACGTTACAGCTCCTGCCGAAGAAGGCGAAGGCGCAAACAGATCAATGAGAGATGCAATTAATGATGCGGGAATCAGCAAAACTGATATAGATTATATAAACGCTCATGGAACTTCTACAGAATTGAATGATAAAAATGAAACTCAAGCAATAAAAAATTTATTCGGCGATCATGCTTATAAACTTGCTGTTAGTTCTACAAAATCAATGACCGGTCACTTGCTTGGAGCGGCTGGCGCAGTTGAAAGTATTGCCACTGTTTTAGCGCTTAAGGAAGGAATTATTCCTCCAACAATTAATTTGGATGAACCAAGTCCCGAATGTGATTTGAACTATACTCCAAAAATTGCGGTTAAGAAAGATATTAAATTTGCAATAAGCAATACTTTTGGTTTTGGCGGACATAACGCGTCGTTATTATTTAAAAATTTGAAGGTTAATGCTAAAGAAACTTTTCCGTCTTTTCAGTAA
- a CDS encoding 16S rRNA (uracil(1498)-N(3))-methyltransferase has translation MTFSDTEFYYSSFQINSNEQIKIIGEEAKHISAVMRHKVDDEIYVTNGNGKVFKCRITSINKNEILLKLIDNYTLQNKFSSITFYIPILKFADRFEFALEKSAELGIKNYKIFSADKSHNRGVKIDRWQNILISAMKQSLQSFIPKVEFIELKNQNIDNDRNIIFEQKADLSFSNFLLELKGKLSKSENINLFFGPEAGLIKSDIDKIANPVFVKMNDNRLRSETAIITAASLITNILD, from the coding sequence ATGACCTTTTCAGATACTGAATTTTATTATTCGTCTTTTCAAATTAATTCGAATGAACAAATAAAAATTATTGGTGAAGAAGCAAAACATATTTCTGCCGTAATGCGGCATAAAGTTGATGATGAGATTTATGTTACCAATGGAAACGGAAAAGTATTTAAATGCAGAATTACTTCGATAAATAAAAACGAAATTTTGCTGAAACTAATTGATAATTATACATTACAAAACAAATTCTCCAGCATTACGTTTTATATCCCAATATTAAAATTTGCTGATAGATTTGAATTTGCTTTAGAAAAAAGCGCCGAATTAGGAATAAAGAATTATAAAATATTTTCTGCCGATAAAAGTCATAATCGCGGTGTAAAAATTGACAGATGGCAAAATATTTTAATATCAGCGATGAAACAAAGTCTTCAGTCATTTATCCCGAAAGTTGAATTTATTGAATTGAAAAACCAAAATATTGATAACGATCGAAATATAATTTTTGAACAAAAAGCAGATTTAAGTTTTTCTAATTTCTTGTTAGAGCTAAAAGGAAAGCTAAGTAAAAGTGAGAATATAAATTTATTTTTCGGACCGGAAGCAGGTTTAATAAAATCAGATATTGATAAAATCGCTAATCCTGTTTTTGTTAAAATGAACGATAATCGTTTAAGATCGGAAACTGCAATAATTACCGCGGCTTCGTTAATTACAAATATTTTGGATTAG